The candidate division WOR-3 bacterium nucleotide sequence ATCTCTTAACCGTTTCCACAATTGATTTTACGGATTGATCCAGTATCCGGTGGTCGTAAGATTTCAGTCTGATACGTAATCTATTCATTATCAACCCTTTTACTCAAGGATCTGGGTGACAACCCCGGCACCCACCGTCCGACCACCCTCACGAATCGCAAACCGCAAACCCTGCTCAATCGCCACCGGCGCAATCAACTCCACCTCTAAATTCGCATTATCACCAGGCATCA carries:
- the tuf gene encoding elongation factor Tu (EF-Tu; promotes GTP-dependent binding of aminoacyl-tRNA to the A-site of ribosomes during protein biosynthesis; when the tRNA anticodon matches the mRNA codon, GTP hydrolysis results; the inactive EF-Tu-GDP leaves the ribosome and release of GDP is promoted by elongation factor Ts; many prokaryotes have two copies of the gene encoding EF-Tu); the encoded protein is MPGDNANLEVELIAPVAIEQGLRFAIREGGRTVGAGVVTQILE